From one Plasmodium malariae genome assembly, chromosome: 12 genomic stretch:
- the PmUG01_12081500 gene encoding lysophospholipase, putative, with translation MAENHLCDNDFNLTNCVDGRPALDAFYNKDGLLLRTYGWLVKNAIGIIILIHGLNSHARFAFLRHNVDIVNNDKAVLRDEQNYYVYKDSWIEHFNKSGYSVYGIDLQGHGKSDGWRDLKVNIKSYDDLVYDVIEYINKIQEKLSVADETDSVISGSSNICKRDALPTYIIGQSMGGNIALRTLQILGKSKGDIIKKLNIRGCISLSGMISIELMTASPRSYKYSCFYLPFAKVISWCFPRFRILSKSRYTRFPYMNDILGMDKMRYKKGITSRFGHELLKAMKILDRDIRHIPKDIPILFIHSKDDTLCYYRGVVSFFNRLTNDKKELHILENMEHMLSVEPGNENVLKKIMNWLSELSLSIMNKNDIKEESD, from the coding sequence ATGGCCGAAAATCATCTATGTGATAATGATTTTAACTTAACTAATTGCGTAGATGGTAGACCAGCACTGGATGCGTTTTATAATAAAGATGGATTATTATTAAGAACGTACGGGTGGTTAGTAAAAAATGCTATAGGTATTATAATACTAATTCACGGTTTAAATTCACATGCAAGATTTGCCTTTTTAAGACATAACGTCGACATAGTAAATAATGATAAGGCTGTATTGAGGGATGagcaaaattattatgtgtaCAAGGACAGTTGGATagaacattttaataaaagtgGATACTCAGTATATGGTATAGATTTACAAGGTCATGGAAAGTCTGATGGATGGAGAGATTTaaaagttaatataaaatcatATGATGATTTAGTATATGATGtaatagaatatattaataaaattcaaGAAAAGCTAAGCGTAGCTGATGAAACAGACAGTGTAATTTCAGGTAGTAGCAACATATGTAAGAGAGATGCACTTCCTACTTATATAATAGGTCAATCAATGGGAGGAAATATTGCTTTAAGAACATTACAAATATTAGGAAAGTCTAAAGGAgatattatcaaaaaattaaatattagaGGATGTATATCATTGTCTGGAATGATTTCTATCGAGTTAATGACTGCATCTCCTCGTTCTTATAAATACAGTTGCTTTTATTTACCTTTTGCAAAAGTTATTTCTTGGTGTTTTCCAAGATTTAGAATTTTAAGTAAGTCGCGTTATACAAGGTTCCCCTATATGAATGATATTTTAGGTATGGACAAAATGCGTTATAAAAAGGGGATAACGAGTAGATTTGGGCATGAACTTTTAAAAGCAATGAAGATTTTAGACAGAGACATACGACATATTCCTAAAGATATtcctatattatttattcattcaaaAGATGATACTTTGTGTTATTATAGAGGTGtagtatcattttttaatagactaacaaatgataaaaaagaattgcaCATCTTGGAGAATATGGAACATATGTTAAGTGTGGAACCTggaaatgaaaatgttttaaaaaaaattatgaactgGTTAAGTGAATTATCTTTGTcaataatgaataaaaacgATATCAAAGAAGAATCagattaa
- the PmUG01_12081600 gene encoding conserved Plasmodium protein, unknown function encodes MAEMLEDQLYKSDFVLGRRNRGSKVLYRDDLKEETPVHSSELKELCSKISDQWKVTVTNMEENYNAKTSEIDKEWRDSIWNNKWEKYLEYIHSVINKNLNDSSKEPHDIEMKLEFIINYVSSVFDMFVHQVNKDWKRLQKI; translated from the coding sequence ATGGCAGAAATGCTTGAAGACCAACTGTATAAAAGTGACTTTGTCCTAGGAAGAAGAAATAGAGGGAGTAAGGTATTATATCGCGATgatttaaaagaagaaaccCCTGTACACAGTTctgaattaaaagaattatgtTCTAAAATATCAGATCAATGGAAAGTTACAGTAACAAATATGGAAGAAAATTACAATGCCAAAACAAGTGAAATAGACAAAGAATGGAGAGATTCTATCTGGAATAATAAATGGGAAAAATACttagaatatatacattccgttataaataaaaatttgaatgATTCATCTAAGGAACCACACGATATTGAAATGAAACTAGAATTCATAATAAACTACGTTTCTTCAGTTTTTGATATGTTCGTACATCAGGTTAATAAAGATTGGAAAAGACTacagaaaatataa
- the PmUG01_12081400 gene encoding Plasmodium exported protein, unknown function, with product MEGKINKFFLFFIKMCAFPILIWIWLCFYEALTFLQKIRDKKITINNSLDVRVSRLLNGKTNVHYLHQYPNIRKRIKDIVEDENNFSERSGALTHDENFQNQINMMLHNDMSEKPCNPRKFQDNFKKTYNPSTYYYNFEKSYYSPKHNDNIRKQFDTLKQDLHFKKHFIELPKNKNVDKIYKTTKHYGEILEQLDILKFDKYFKRPRSGLKRNNNYKKSSDVLKYDSDYEQTQNVLEPHDYLKSENEMQKGNFHDLLNRSKNKLKPKISPLNFLKKTDSKFEFKVLQSVNRKSNVHTFSNSKSKFCTLLQCMKKYNIFFPVIINIAIVIGLLSIRNDTGTLMFCIIGILYIIYYKFKLNKIIKIYKIYKTLKINNNVKHNQYPKKSFCLNQQI from the exons ATGGaagggaaaataaataagttctttttattttttattaaaatgtgtGCATTTCCAATATTAATATGGATATGGTTGTGTTTCTACGAAGca ttaacTTTCCTTCAAAAAATAAGGGATAAGAAAATTActataaataattcattaGATGTAAGAGTTAGCAGATTATTAAATGGAAAAACGAATGTCCATTACTTACATCAATATccaaatataagaaaaaggataaaagATATAGTAgaagatgaaaataatttttcagaaCGATCTGGTGCATTAACTCATGATGAGAATTTTCAAAATCAAATTAATATGATGCTCCATAATGACATGTCAGAAAAACCATGTAATCCTCGTAAATTCCAAGATAATTTCAAGAAAACATATAATCCATCCAcgtattattacaattttgaaaaatcaTATTATTCACCTAAgcataatgataatataagaaaacaGTTTGATACATTAAAACAAGATTTGCATTTTAAAAAGCATTTTATCGAGCTTccaaagaataaaaatgtagataaaatatataaaacaacaAAACATTACGGTGAAATTTTAGAACAActtgatatattaaaatttgataaatattttaaaagaccACGTAGTGGTTTAAAacgtaataataattataaaaaaagttctgacgtattaaaatatgacaGTGATTACGAACAAACACAAAATGTATTAGAGCCTCATGATTATTTAAAATCAGAAAATGAAATgcaaaaaggaaattttcATGATTTACTTAATAGatcaaaaaacaaattaaaaccCAAAATTTCCCCTCttaattttctaaaaaaaacgGATTCAAAGTTTGAATTCAAAGTGTTACAATCTGTAAATAGGAAATCGAATGTCCATACTTTTTCTAATTCTAAAAGTAAATTTTGCACTTTATTACAatgtatgaaaaaatataatatattttttccagttattataaatattgcaATTGTAATTGGACTTTTGTCAATAAGAAATGATACAGGCACCCTCATGTTTTGCATCATaggaattttatatataatttattataaattcaaattaaacaaaatcataaaaatatataaaatttacaagacacttaaaattaataataacgtTAAACATAATCAATACCCTAAAAAATCCTTTTGTTTAAATCAACAAATTTAA